The following coding sequences are from one Triticum dicoccoides isolate Atlit2015 ecotype Zavitan chromosome 4A, WEW_v2.0, whole genome shotgun sequence window:
- the LOC119289923 gene encoding noroxomaritidine synthase 2-like produces MALSFLSQLLVLALPLLLVFLIKCRRSSKPLLPTELPIVGMLPSLIANWNNLHDYAAAFLSASGHNFEIRGPPATSVRYLVTCSPANVRHIFTTNFANYVKGEELAAVLGLLGGTIVTADGESWRQQRDTIHRALTRPRLLATLSRCCHDKMAGGLVPLLSHMANARAAFDMEDLLGRLVLDITVIAVFGWDPCRLAASMPHMHVAAALDTLMEVAMRRHILPLSCWRTMRWLNIGQERKLAKAEAVLYGFVAESIQRKMAGDGTGTEDDILSHYVDDPNPDPEFLNRGREPTDFLIRTFINFMVAMRDPMGSALSWLIYNLAMHPHTMLAIREELAPIAAARRKSCDGVVVFEPDETKDLVYQRAAMFESLRLYPIAPMERKEVVADDLLPSGHKVRAGSTILISTYSMGRLEQVWGEDCREYRPERWLSSNADGSGHTLRHVPSHEFVAFNTGPRACLGKNISVALVTSIIATVAWNFDVEVLDSNTVKPKLSVILQMKNGLMAKVKRRSEGD; encoded by the coding sequence ATGGCACTCTCGTTCTTATCTCAACTACTAGTCCTAGCACTACCACTTCTCCTCGTCTTCCTTATCAAATGTAGGAGATCAAGCAAACCATTGCTGCCAACGGAATTGCCTATCGTTGGCATGCTCCCTAGCCTTATCGCCAACTGGAACAACCTTCATGACTACGCCGCAGCATTCTTGTCCGCCTCCGGGCACAACTTCGAGATACGCGGCCCTCCGGCCACCAGCGTGCGGTACCTCGTCACCTGCAGCCCGGCCAACGTTCGCCACATCTTCACCACCAACTTCGCCAACTACGTCAAGGGCGAGGAGCTCGCTGCGGTGCTCGGACTACTGGGCGGCACCATAGTCACCGCCGACGGCGAGTCCTGGCGCCAGCAGCGCGACACCATCCATCGTGCCCTGACTAGGCCACGGCTGCTGGCCACCCTATCCCGCTGCTGCCACGACAAGATGGCAGGGGGGCTCGTGCCGTTGCTAAGCCACATGGCAAACGCGCGGGCAGCCTTCGACATGGAggacttgcttgggaggctcgtgctTGACATCACTGTGATAGCGGTGTTTGGCTGGGACCCGTGCCGCCTGGCCGCGTCGATGCCACACATGCACGTCGCCGCGGCCCTGGATACTCTCATGGAGGTGGCCATGCGCCGGCACATATTGCCTTTGTCCTGCTGGAGAACGATGAGATGGCTCAACATCGGCCAGGAGAGAAAGCTAGCAAAGGCAGAAGCAGTGTTGTACGGGTTCGTGGCGGAGAGCATTCAAAGAAAGATGGCTGGCGACGGCACGGGCACCGAGGATGACATCCTGTCCCATTACGTCGACGACCCCAACCCGGACCCGGAGTTTCTTAACCGGGGCAGGGAGCCCACTGACTTCCTGATCAGGACGTTCATCAACTTCATGGTGGCGATGCGTGACCCGATGGGGTCGGCGCTGTCGTGGCTCATCTACAACCTCGCCATGCACCCGCACACCATGCTTGCCATCCGCGAGGAGCTGGCGCCGATCGCCGCCGCACGACGTAAATCCTGCGACGGCGTTGTGGTGTTTGAGCCAGATGAGACCAAAGACCTAGTGTACCAGCGAGCGGCCATGTTCGAGTCGCTGAGGCTATACCCGATCGCGCCCATGGAGCGCAAGGAGGTCGTCGCCGACGACCTGCTGCCTAGCGGCCACAAGGTGCGGGCCGGCAGCACCATCCTGATCTCCACCTACAGCATGGGGAGATTGGAGCAGGTGTGGGGAGAGGACTGCCGGGAGTACAGGCCGGAGAGGTGGCTGTCGTCCAACGCAGACGGGAGCGGCCACACACTGCGGCATGTGCCGTCTCACGAGTTCGTAGCGTTCAACACCGGACCGAGGGCGTGCCTCGGCAAGAACATCTCCGTGGCGCTGGTGACATCCATCATCGCCACGGTGGCGTGGAACTTCGATGTGGAGGTGCTGGATAGTAACACCGTGAAGCCCAAGCTTTCGGTTATTCTGCAGATGAAGAACGGGCTCATGGCCAAAGTTAAGAGGAGATCAGAGGGCGACTGA